A window from Pseudomonas sp. Tri1 encodes these proteins:
- a CDS encoding NAD(P)H-dependent oxidoreductase, which translates to MSKILVVHGSPRGERSHSRRLAETFLSAWQTVHPQSQPTRREVGRTVIPPVNEAFIAAAFHPEPQARPLTMQADLALSDALVAELQAHDRLVISAPMHNFSVPSGVKAWIDQIVRIGLTFNHSLDNGVSHYEPLVLGKKALIVTSRGDFGFGPGGQLEGMNHADTLLRTVLGFIGITDVTVVAAEGEESAERSFALSCAEAEQRLLALAQTF; encoded by the coding sequence ATGAGCAAGATTCTTGTAGTACATGGCAGTCCCCGTGGCGAGCGTTCGCATTCCCGGCGGCTGGCGGAAACATTTTTATCTGCCTGGCAGACGGTCCATCCGCAGTCCCAACCCACTCGTCGCGAAGTGGGACGGACGGTGATTCCTCCGGTCAATGAAGCCTTCATCGCAGCGGCGTTCCACCCCGAACCCCAGGCCCGACCATTGACTATGCAGGCGGACCTGGCGCTGAGCGATGCATTGGTCGCAGAACTGCAGGCCCATGACCGGCTGGTGATTTCCGCGCCCATGCACAACTTCAGCGTACCCAGCGGTGTAAAGGCCTGGATCGACCAGATCGTGCGCATCGGGCTGACGTTCAACCACAGTCTGGACAACGGCGTGTCCCACTACGAGCCGTTGGTATTGGGCAAGAAAGCCCTGATCGTGACCAGCCGTGGTGATTTCGGCTTTGGCCCCGGAGGTCAGTTGGAGGGCATGAACCACGCCGATACGTTGCTGCGTACGGTGCTGGGGTTTATCGGCATCACCGATGTGACGGTGGTTGCCGCAGAAGGCGAAGAGTCGGCCGAGCGCAGTTTTGCTTTGTCCTGCGCCGAGGCCGAGCAGCGCTTGCTGGCGCTGGCGCAGACCTTCTGA
- a CDS encoding triacylglycerol lipase: MSQRCATRYPLVLVPGMFGFIRLVLYPYWYGIVSALRRGGAVVVAVKVSPLHSSEVRGEQLLMRIDEILRQTGAQKVNLIGHSQGSLTARYAAAKRPDLVASVTSVAGTNHGSELADYLQTHYPANSTRGRLLSSLLRLINALMSLMETGYRGPKLPVDIHASHASLTTAGAALFNQHYPQGLPEAWGGQGPEEVNGVRYYSWSGTLQPGKTDKGRNLFDGTNRTCRLFARTFVREAGQCDGMVGRHSSHLGTVIRDDYPLDHFDIVNQSLGLVGKGAEPVRLFVEHAERLKAAGV; this comes from the coding sequence ATGTCGCAACGCTGCGCCACTCGCTATCCGTTGGTACTGGTCCCGGGCATGTTCGGGTTCATTCGCCTGGTGCTGTATCCATACTGGTACGGGATTGTCTCGGCGTTGCGTCGGGGCGGGGCCGTGGTGGTTGCGGTGAAGGTTTCGCCGCTGCATTCCTCCGAAGTGCGTGGCGAGCAATTGCTCATGCGAATCGACGAGATCCTGCGGCAAACCGGTGCGCAAAAGGTCAACCTGATCGGCCACAGCCAGGGGAGTCTCACCGCCCGCTACGCTGCCGCCAAACGCCCGGACCTGGTGGCGTCGGTGACTTCGGTGGCCGGTACCAACCACGGCTCCGAACTGGCCGATTACCTGCAAACCCACTATCCGGCCAACAGTACCAGGGGCCGCCTGCTTAGCAGTTTACTGCGCCTGATCAACGCCTTGATGAGCCTGATGGAAACCGGCTATCGCGGGCCGAAGCTGCCGGTGGATATCCATGCATCCCATGCCTCTCTCACCACAGCGGGCGCGGCCCTGTTCAACCAGCATTATCCTCAAGGGCTGCCTGAAGCCTGGGGCGGGCAGGGGCCGGAAGAGGTCAACGGGGTGCGTTATTACTCCTGGTCCGGGACTTTGCAGCCGGGCAAGACCGATAAGGGGCGCAACTTGTTCGACGGCACCAATCGCACCTGCCGGCTGTTCGCCCGCACCTTCGTACGCGAGGCGGGGCAATGCGATGGCATGGTCGGACGCCACAGCTCGCACCTGGGCACGGTCATCCGCGACGACTACCCACTGGACCACTTCGACATCGTCAACCAATCGCTGGGGCTGGTGGGCAAAGGGGCCGAGCCGGTCCGGTTGTTTGTCGAGCATGCCGAGCGGTTGAAGGCGGCTGGGGTGTAG
- a CDS encoding PsiF family protein produces MKMLRVPLLMIGLLMCSQGFAATAQQTKMTTCNADATAKALKGDERKAFMSNCLKAAPAAPSTPQERMKTCNATATEQALKGDARKAFMSDCLKKK; encoded by the coding sequence ATGAAGATGCTGCGTGTCCCTTTGTTGATGATCGGTTTGCTGATGTGTTCCCAAGGCTTCGCCGCCACAGCGCAGCAAACCAAGATGACCACCTGCAACGCCGACGCCACCGCCAAGGCCCTCAAGGGTGACGAGCGTAAAGCCTTCATGAGCAACTGCCTCAAGGCCGCCCCTGCTGCGCCGAGTACGCCCCAGGAACGCATGAAAACCTGCAACGCCACGGCGACTGAGCAGGCATTGAAGGGCGATGCCCGCAAGGCGTTCATGAGTGATTGCCTGAAGAAAAAATAA
- a CDS encoding AI-2E family transporter, which produces MPTFSQRHVLLVISWVIIFGGLLLVLPLRLLPSLLAGLLVFELVNMLTPQLQRLIEGRRARWLAVALLGTLVVSVLTLIFAGAFSFLLHEAENPGASLDKFMGVVDRARGQLPPFIDAYLPASAAEFRVAIGDWISKHLSDLQLVGKDAAHMFVTLLIGMVLGAIVALQRIPDLTKRKPLAAALFDRLSLLVKAFRNIVFAQIKISLLNTFFTGIFLAVVLPLFGIKLPLTKTLIVMTFLLGLLPVIGNLISNTLITIVGLSLSIWVAVAALVYLILIHKLEYFLNARIVGGQISAKSWELLMAMLVFEAAFGLPGVVAGPIYYAYLKSELKQVGMV; this is translated from the coding sequence ATGCCAACGTTTTCTCAGCGTCATGTGTTGTTGGTGATCAGTTGGGTGATCATTTTTGGTGGGCTGCTGCTGGTGCTGCCGCTGCGCCTGTTGCCCAGCCTGCTGGCCGGGTTGCTGGTGTTCGAGCTGGTCAACATGCTCACCCCGCAGTTGCAACGACTGATCGAAGGTCGGCGTGCTCGCTGGCTGGCGGTGGCGTTGCTGGGCACGCTGGTGGTCAGTGTGCTGACGTTGATTTTCGCCGGCGCCTTCAGTTTCCTGCTGCACGAAGCGGAAAACCCTGGCGCGTCCCTGGATAAATTCATGGGTGTGGTCGATCGCGCCCGCGGGCAACTGCCGCCGTTCATCGACGCCTACCTGCCGGCCAGCGCCGCCGAGTTCCGAGTGGCCATCGGTGACTGGATCAGCAAGCACCTGAGTGACCTGCAACTGGTGGGCAAGGACGCGGCGCATATGTTCGTGACGTTGCTGATCGGCATGGTGCTGGGGGCGATCGTCGCCTTGCAGCGCATCCCCGACCTGACCAAGCGCAAACCCCTGGCCGCCGCGTTGTTCGATCGCTTGAGCCTGCTGGTCAAGGCGTTCCGCAACATCGTCTTCGCCCAGATCAAGATTTCCCTGCTCAATACCTTCTTCACCGGGATTTTCCTGGCAGTGGTGCTGCCACTGTTCGGCATCAAGCTACCGCTGACCAAGACCCTGATCGTGATGACCTTCCTGCTGGGGTTGCTGCCGGTCATCGGCAACCTGATCTCCAATACCCTGATCACCATCGTCGGCCTGTCGTTATCGATCTGGGTAGCAGTGGCGGCGCTGGTCTACCTGATCCTGATCCACAAGCTCGAATACTTTCTCAACGCCCGCATCGTCGGCGGGCAGATCAGCGCCAAGTCCTGGGAACTGCTCATGGCCATGCTGGTGTTCGAGGCTGCGTTCGGCTTGCCGGGGGTGGTGGCGGGACCGATTTACTATGCTTACTTGAAGAGTGAGTTGAAGCAGGTGGGGATGGTTTGA
- a CDS encoding Hsp70 family protein gives MKNASPARACGIDFGTSNSTVGWLRPGMETLIALEDDKITLPSVVFFNLEERRPVYGRLALHEYLEGYEGRLMRSLKSLLGSKLIKHDTSVLGTAMPFKDLLGLFIGQLKKRAEATAGREFEEVVLGRPVFFVDDDELADQEAENTLVDVARAIGFKEVSFQYEPIAAAFDYESTIEKEELVLIVDIGGGTSDFSLVRLSPERRTHDNRHADILATGGVHIGGTDFDKQLSLAGLMPLFGYGSRMKSGAYMPTSHHMNLATWHTINAVYSQKSTLALGSMRYDIEDTGGIDRLFKLIEQRAGHWLAMEVEETKIQLTHSDQRHLLLDRIEPGLSVDLSRALFESAIDGLLERVRGSVTQLLNDANVRVDQVDTVFFTGGSSGIPALRNSVSAMLPQARHVEGNIFGSIGSGLAIEAMKRYGTQV, from the coding sequence ATGAAAAACGCATCCCCGGCCCGTGCCTGCGGCATCGACTTCGGCACGTCCAACTCCACTGTCGGCTGGCTGCGCCCCGGCATGGAAACGTTGATCGCGCTGGAGGACGACAAGATCACCCTGCCTTCGGTGGTTTTTTTCAATCTCGAGGAACGCCGCCCGGTGTATGGCCGCCTGGCCCTGCACGAATACCTCGAAGGCTACGAAGGCCGGCTGATGCGCTCGCTCAAGAGCCTGCTGGGTTCCAAGCTGATCAAGCACGACACCAGCGTGTTAGGCACGGCCATGCCGTTCAAGGATTTGCTGGGGCTGTTCATCGGCCAACTGAAGAAACGCGCCGAGGCCACCGCCGGTCGGGAATTCGAAGAAGTGGTACTGGGGCGCCCGGTGTTTTTCGTCGACGACGATGAACTGGCCGACCAGGAGGCGGAAAACACTCTGGTGGACGTCGCCCGCGCCATCGGTTTCAAGGAAGTGTCGTTCCAGTACGAACCCATCGCGGCGGCCTTCGACTATGAATCGACCATCGAGAAAGAAGAGCTGGTGCTGATCGTCGACATCGGCGGTGGTACCTCGGACTTCTCCCTGGTGCGCCTGTCCCCCGAGCGTCGTACCCACGACAACCGTCACGCCGACATCCTCGCCACCGGTGGCGTGCACATCGGCGGTACCGACTTTGACAAACAACTCTCGCTGGCCGGCCTGATGCCGTTGTTCGGCTACGGCAGCCGCATGAAGAGTGGCGCCTACATGCCCACCAGCCACCACATGAACCTGGCGACCTGGCACACCATCAACGCGGTGTATTCGCAGAAATCCACCCTGGCCCTGGGCAGCATGCGCTACGACATCGAGGACACCGGCGGCATCGACCGGCTGTTCAAATTGATCGAACAGCGCGCCGGGCACTGGCTGGCGATGGAAGTGGAAGAAACCAAGATCCAGCTGACCCACAGCGACCAGCGCCATTTGCTCCTGGACCGGATCGAGCCGGGGCTGAGCGTGGACCTGAGCCGGGCGCTGTTTGAATCGGCCATCGACGGCTTGCTGGAGCGGGTGCGCGGCAGCGTCACGCAACTGCTCAATGATGCCAATGTGCGCGTCGACCAAGTGGATACGGTGTTTTTTACCGGCGGCTCCAGCGGCATCCCAGCCCTGCGCAACAGCGTCTCGGCGATGCTGCCCCAAGCCCGGCATGTGGAAGGCAACATCTTCGGCAGCATCGGCAGCGGGCTGGCGATCGAGGCGATGAAGCGCTACGGCACTCAGGTCTGA
- a CDS encoding DnaJ C-terminal domain-containing protein has product MDFKDYYKILGVEPTADDATIKAAYRKLARKYHPDVSKEKDAETKFKDVSEAYEALKSADKRAEYDELRRYGQHGQPFQGPPGWQSRGGFGGQDTGDFSDFFSSIFGNRGPGFGGGQSGRSAGRRGQDVEMELPIFLEETLSSESKKVSFQVPQYNAAGQHVSNTSKSLNVKIPLGVTDGERIRLKGQGAPGIGGGANGDLYLTIRFAPHPKFDVEGQDLIITLPLAPWELALGTEVAVPTLTGKINLKVPAGSQNGQRMRAKGHGLRNKAGERGYLFVQLKAVMPKACDEAVKALWAELAKKAAFDPRENF; this is encoded by the coding sequence ATGGACTTCAAAGACTATTACAAGATTCTGGGTGTGGAGCCGACGGCTGATGACGCCACGATCAAGGCTGCCTATCGCAAACTGGCGCGCAAATACCACCCGGATGTGAGTAAAGAAAAGGACGCCGAGACCAAGTTCAAGGATGTCTCCGAAGCCTATGAAGCGCTGAAAAGCGCCGACAAGCGCGCCGAGTACGACGAGCTGCGCCGCTACGGTCAGCACGGCCAGCCGTTCCAGGGCCCGCCTGGCTGGCAGAGCCGTGGTGGTTTTGGTGGCCAGGACACCGGGGATTTCTCGGACTTCTTCAGTTCGATTTTCGGTAATCGCGGGCCGGGCTTCGGTGGCGGACAGTCAGGTCGCAGCGCCGGCCGTCGAGGGCAAGACGTGGAAATGGAATTACCGATCTTCCTGGAAGAAACCCTGTCGAGCGAGTCGAAAAAAGTCAGCTTCCAGGTGCCGCAGTACAACGCGGCCGGCCAGCACGTGAGCAACACCAGCAAAAGCCTGAACGTGAAGATCCCGCTGGGTGTGACCGACGGTGAACGCATCCGCCTCAAGGGCCAGGGCGCGCCGGGTATCGGTGGCGGTGCCAATGGCGATCTGTATTTGACCATTCGTTTCGCGCCGCACCCCAAGTTCGATGTCGAAGGCCAGGACCTGATCATCACATTGCCCCTGGCGCCGTGGGAGTTGGCACTGGGCACCGAGGTGGCGGTGCCGACCCTTACCGGTAAGATCAACCTCAAGGTCCCGGCCGGCAGCCAGAATGGCCAGCGCATGCGCGCCAAGGGCCACGGCCTGCGCAACAAGGCCGGCGAGCGCGGCTACCTGTTCGTACAGCTCAAGGCCGTGATGCCCAAGGCCTGCGACGAGGCGGTCAAGGCGTTGTGGGCAGAGCTGGCGAAGAAAGCGGCGTTCGATCCGCGGGAGAATTTCTGA
- a CDS encoding chaperone modulator CbpM produces MNNPIIELNLMEFCEAAALQDIHVIEIVAHGILEPHGAAPTDWRFTDYELVLARRAAKLRRELELEWEGVALALDLLEEVQQLRSENRMLKQRLGRLVE; encoded by the coding sequence ATGAACAACCCGATCATTGAACTGAACCTGATGGAGTTTTGCGAGGCCGCCGCCTTGCAAGATATCCATGTGATCGAAATCGTCGCCCATGGCATCCTCGAACCCCACGGCGCGGCGCCGACCGATTGGCGTTTCACCGATTACGAACTGGTCCTGGCCCGCCGTGCGGCCAAGCTGCGCCGCGAGCTGGAACTGGAATGGGAAGGCGTCGCCCTGGCGCTGGATCTGTTGGAAGAGGTGCAGCAACTGCGCAGCGAAAACCGCATGCTCAAGCAGCGGTTGGGGCGGTTGGTGGAGTGA
- the ureC gene encoding urease subunit alpha — protein MKISRQAYADMFGPTVGDKVRLADTELWIEVEKDFTTYGEEVKFGGGKVIRDGMGQSQLLAAEVVDTLITNALIIDHWGIVKADVGLKDGRIAAIGKAGNPDIQPDVTIAIGASTEVIAGEGMILTAGGIDTHIHFICPQQIEEALMSGVTTMIGGGTGPATGTNATTCTSGPWHLARMLQAADAFPMNIGFTGKGNASLPEPLIEQVKAGAIGLKLHEDWGTTPAAIDNCLSVADQYDVQVAIHTDTLNESGFVETTLAAFKGRTIHTYHTEGAGGGHAPDIIKACGFANVLPSSTNPTRPFTRNTIDEHLDMLMVCHHLDPSIAEDVAFAESRIRRETIAAEDILHDLGAFSMISSDSQAMGRVGEVITRTWQTADKMKKQRGALPGDGEGNDNFRIKRYIAKYTINPAITHGISHEVGSIEVGKWADLVLWRPAFFGVKPTLILKGGAIAASLMGDANASIPTPQPVHYRPMFASYGGSRHATSLTFISQAAAEAGLPQQLGLKKRIAVVKGCRDVQKTDLIHNDYLPSIDVDPQTYQVKADGVLLWCEPADVLPMAQRYFLF, from the coding sequence ATGAAAATCTCCCGCCAAGCCTACGCCGACATGTTCGGCCCCACCGTTGGTGACAAGGTCCGCCTGGCCGACACCGAGCTGTGGATCGAAGTAGAGAAAGACTTCACCACCTACGGCGAAGAAGTGAAATTCGGCGGTGGCAAGGTGATTCGCGACGGTATGGGCCAGAGCCAACTGCTGGCCGCCGAGGTCGTCGATACCTTGATCACCAACGCGCTGATCATCGACCACTGGGGCATCGTCAAGGCCGATGTCGGCCTCAAGGACGGGCGCATTGCAGCCATCGGCAAGGCCGGTAACCCGGACATCCAGCCCGACGTGACCATCGCCATCGGTGCCAGTACCGAAGTGATCGCCGGCGAAGGCATGATCCTCACGGCGGGCGGCATCGACACCCACATCCACTTCATCTGCCCACAGCAGATCGAAGAAGCATTGATGAGCGGCGTCACCACCATGATCGGCGGCGGCACCGGCCCGGCCACCGGGACCAACGCCACCACTTGCACCTCCGGGCCGTGGCACCTGGCGCGCATGCTCCAGGCCGCCGATGCCTTCCCCATGAACATCGGCTTCACCGGCAAGGGCAACGCCAGCCTGCCGGAGCCGTTGATCGAACAGGTCAAGGCCGGCGCCATCGGCCTGAAGCTGCACGAAGACTGGGGCACCACGCCGGCGGCCATCGACAACTGCCTGAGCGTGGCCGACCAGTACGACGTGCAGGTGGCAATCCACACCGACACCCTCAACGAATCCGGTTTCGTTGAAACCACCCTCGCCGCGTTCAAAGGCCGGACCATCCACACCTACCACACCGAAGGCGCCGGTGGCGGCCACGCGCCGGACATCATCAAGGCCTGCGGCTTCGCCAACGTGTTGCCCAGCTCCACCAACCCGACCCGACCGTTCACCCGCAATACCATCGACGAACACCTGGACATGCTGATGGTCTGTCACCACCTGGACCCGAGCATCGCCGAAGACGTGGCCTTCGCCGAGAGCCGCATTCGTCGCGAAACCATCGCCGCCGAAGACATTCTCCACGACCTCGGCGCGTTCTCGATGATCAGCTCCGACAGCCAGGCCATGGGCCGCGTCGGCGAAGTCATCACGCGCACCTGGCAGACCGCCGACAAGATGAAGAAGCAACGCGGTGCCCTGCCCGGCGATGGCGAAGGCAACGACAACTTCCGCATCAAGCGCTACATCGCCAAGTACACCATCAACCCGGCGATCACCCACGGCATCAGCCATGAAGTGGGCTCCATCGAAGTGGGCAAGTGGGCCGACCTGGTGCTGTGGCGCCCGGCGTTCTTTGGCGTCAAGCCGACGCTTATCCTCAAGGGCGGGGCCATCGCCGCCAGCCTGATGGGCGACGCCAACGCCTCGATCCCGACACCGCAGCCAGTGCACTACCGACCGATGTTCGCCAGCTACGGCGGCTCAAGACACGCCACCAGCCTGACCTTCATCAGCCAGGCCGCCGCCGAGGCCGGGTTGCCGCAACAGCTTGGGCTGAAAAAGAGAATCGCCGTGGTCAAGGGCTGCCGCGATGTGCAGAAGACCGACCTGATCCACAACGATTACCTGCCGAGCATCGACGTTGATCCGCAGACGTATCAGGTCAAGGCCGACGGGGTGTTGCTGTGGTGCGAACCAGCTGACGTGCTACCGATGGCGCAGCGCTATTTTCTGTTTTGA
- a CDS encoding urease subunit beta, with translation MIPGQYQVQPGDIELNVGRRTLTLNVANSGDRPIQVGSHYHFFETNDALTFDRAASRGMRLNIPAGTAVRFEPGQSREVELVDLAGHRRVFGFAGRVMGDL, from the coding sequence ATGATTCCAGGCCAATACCAGGTCCAGCCCGGCGACATCGAACTCAACGTCGGCCGCCGCACCCTGACGCTGAACGTCGCCAACAGTGGTGACCGGCCGATCCAGGTCGGCTCGCACTATCACTTTTTCGAAACCAACGACGCCCTGACCTTCGACCGTGCCGCCAGTCGTGGCATGCGCCTGAACATCCCGGCCGGCACCGCCGTGCGCTTCGAACCGGGCCAGAGCCGCGAAGTGGAACTGGTGGACCTGGCCGGGCATCGCCGGGTGTTCGGGTTTGCCGGGCGGGTGATGGGCGACCTTTAA
- a CDS encoding GNAT family N-acetyltransferase encodes MNPAQLRRVHAESFAHYRQGLIDLLLDAVGYGASVGFMADLNAAQARAYFDEVQASLDQGNLLLWVVVKDEQVQASVQLALCQKPNGLNRAEVQKLLVRGEARRRGLGQQLMSALELGARQHKRGLLYLDTQAGSEAEAFYRAMGYTRVGELPDYCQSPDGTYTPTAIYYKILGQPQ; translated from the coding sequence ATGAACCCCGCCCAGTTGCGTCGAGTCCACGCTGAGAGCTTTGCGCATTATCGCCAGGGCCTGATCGATCTGTTGCTCGACGCCGTCGGCTATGGCGCCAGCGTGGGGTTCATGGCTGATCTCAATGCTGCGCAAGCGCGCGCCTATTTCGACGAGGTCCAGGCCAGTCTTGACCAGGGCAACCTGCTGCTGTGGGTGGTGGTCAAGGATGAGCAAGTACAGGCCAGCGTCCAGCTTGCCCTGTGCCAGAAGCCCAACGGCCTCAACCGCGCCGAAGTGCAGAAATTACTGGTGCGCGGCGAGGCCCGCCGCCGTGGCCTGGGCCAGCAATTGATGAGTGCCCTGGAACTCGGCGCACGCCAGCACAAGCGCGGCCTGCTGTACCTCGACACCCAGGCTGGCTCCGAGGCCGAGGCCTTCTACCGCGCCATGGGCTACACCCGCGTCGGTGAACTGCCCGACTACTGCCAGAGCCCGGACGGCACCTACACCCCGACCGCCATTTACTACAAGATTTTGGGACAACCGCAATGA
- a CDS encoding GNAT family N-acetyltransferase: protein MTHHIRDALPADLPAIRDIYNEAALNTTAIWNEQAVDLANRQAWLSARQSQSYPVLVIVDANENVLGYASFGDWRPFDGYRHTVEHSVYVRSDQRGNGLGPRLMTALIERARTCGKHVMVAAIESGNAASIRLHERAGFITTGQMPQVGTKFGRWLDLTFMQLVLNPGAQPPVFDKE, encoded by the coding sequence ATGACTCATCACATTCGTGACGCCCTGCCTGCGGACCTTCCAGCGATCCGTGACATCTACAACGAAGCCGCCTTGAACACCACGGCGATCTGGAACGAACAGGCCGTGGACCTGGCTAATCGCCAAGCCTGGCTCAGCGCCCGGCAATCCCAAAGCTACCCGGTGCTGGTGATCGTCGACGCCAACGAAAACGTGCTCGGCTATGCTTCCTTCGGCGACTGGCGACCTTTCGATGGTTACCGGCACACCGTGGAGCATTCGGTCTACGTGCGCAGCGACCAGCGCGGCAATGGCCTCGGCCCACGGTTGATGACCGCGCTGATCGAGCGTGCCCGGACGTGCGGCAAGCATGTCATGGTGGCCGCCATCGAAAGCGGTAATGCCGCCTCGATCCGCCTGCACGAGCGAGCCGGCTTCATCACCACCGGGCAGATGCCGCAGGTGGGTACCAAGTTCGGCCGCTGGCTTGACCTGACTTTCATGCAGTTGGTCCTCAATCCCGGGGCGCAACCGCCCGTCTTCGACAAGGAGTGA
- the ureA gene encoding urease subunit gamma, whose translation MDLTPREKDKLLIFTAGLVAERRLARGLKLNYPEAMAYISAALLEGARDGQTVAELMHYGTTLLTREQVMEGIPEMIPEIQVEATFPDGTKLVTVHQPIA comes from the coding sequence ATGGACCTGACCCCACGCGAAAAAGACAAGCTGCTGATTTTCACCGCCGGCCTCGTCGCCGAACGGCGGTTGGCCCGTGGCTTGAAGCTCAACTACCCGGAGGCCATGGCCTATATTTCCGCAGCGTTGCTCGAAGGTGCCCGTGACGGCCAGACGGTGGCCGAGCTGATGCATTACGGCACCACGCTGCTGACCCGCGAGCAAGTGATGGAAGGCATCCCGGAAATGATTCCGGAGATCCAGGTCGAGGCGACGTTTCCCGACGGTACCAAACTGGTCACCGTCCACCAGCCCATCGCCTGA
- a CDS encoding urease accessory protein UreD — MNLPVSLMAPSALFTPSWHAELELGYARFGDCTRPVQRRHKGPLRVQKHLYAEGPEVCQHIIVHPPGGIAGGDRLDISAHVGPGAWAQLTSPGAAKWYRAAGPAYQQLSLSVAAGATLEWLPQETIVFSAAQAQLSTSIDLQGDGRLFYWDMVALGRPASGERFDLGHFQSRLDIRRDGQLLWHERQRIVGGDGLLDSPIGLGGDPVFATLLVTGEIDSALLEQCRSLGHDVRGDLTQLPGLVVARCLASEALLARGWLIELWRLLRPALLGREAVPPRIWST, encoded by the coding sequence ATGAATCTACCTGTTTCTTTAATGGCGCCTTCAGCCCTCTTCACCCCCAGCTGGCATGCCGAGCTGGAACTGGGTTACGCCCGCTTTGGCGACTGCACACGCCCGGTCCAACGTCGCCATAAAGGCCCGCTGCGGGTGCAGAAGCACCTGTACGCCGAAGGCCCCGAGGTGTGCCAGCACATCATCGTCCACCCGCCTGGCGGGATTGCCGGGGGTGACCGCTTGGACATCTCGGCCCACGTCGGCCCCGGCGCCTGGGCGCAGCTGACCAGCCCCGGCGCGGCCAAGTGGTATCGCGCCGCCGGCCCGGCGTACCAGCAACTTAGCCTCAGCGTGGCCGCCGGTGCGACCCTGGAGTGGCTGCCCCAGGAAACCATCGTCTTCAGCGCGGCCCAGGCGCAACTCAGTACGAGCATCGACCTGCAGGGCGATGGGCGGCTGTTCTACTGGGACATGGTTGCCCTGGGCCGACCGGCCAGCGGCGAGCGGTTCGATCTGGGGCATTTCCAGTCGCGCCTGGACATCCGCCGCGACGGCCAGTTGCTGTGGCATGAGCGCCAGCGCATTGTGGGTGGTGATGGCTTGCTCGACTCGCCCATCGGCCTGGGCGGCGATCCGGTGTTTGCCACGCTGCTGGTGACCGGCGAAATCGACAGTGCGCTGCTGGAGCAGTGCCGATCCCTGGGCCATGACGTGCGCGGCGACCTGACCCAATTGCCCGGCCTGGTTGTGGCCCGGTGCCTGGCGAGCGAGGCGTTGCTGGCGCGGGGTTGGTTGATTGAATTGTGGCGGCTTTTGCGCCCGGCGTTGCTCGGTCGGGAGGCGGTCCCTCCCAGAATCTGGAGTACATGA
- the urtE gene encoding urea ABC transporter ATP-binding subunit UrtE, with protein sequence MLQVDKLHQYYGGSHILRGLSFDVKVGEVTCLLGRNGVGKTTLLKCLMGLLPAKEGAVSWEGQAITTFKPHQRVHAGIAYVPQGREIFGRLTVEENLLMGLSRFPGSEAKEVPAFIYELFPVLLQMKQRRGGDLSGGQQQQLAIGRALASRPRLLILDEPTEGIQPSVIKEIGVVIKKLAARGDMAILLVEQFYDFAAELADQYLVMSRGEIVQQGRGENMEAEGVRGLVTI encoded by the coding sequence ATGCTGCAAGTCGACAAGCTGCACCAGTACTACGGCGGTAGCCACATCCTGCGCGGCCTGTCGTTCGACGTGAAGGTCGGCGAGGTGACGTGCCTGTTGGGACGTAACGGCGTGGGCAAGACCACCTTGCTCAAATGCCTGATGGGCCTGTTGCCGGCCAAGGAAGGCGCGGTGAGTTGGGAAGGCCAGGCCATCACCACCTTCAAGCCCCATCAGCGCGTGCATGCCGGCATCGCCTACGTGCCCCAGGGCCGGGAAATTTTCGGGCGGCTGACGGTGGAAGAAAACCTGCTGATGGGCCTGTCGCGGTTTCCTGGCTCTGAGGCCAAGGAGGTGCCGGCGTTTATCTACGAACTGTTCCCGGTGCTGCTGCAAATGAAACAGCGCCGTGGTGGCGACCTGTCCGGCGGCCAGCAACAACAGCTCGCCATTGGCCGGGCCCTGGCCAGCCGTCCACGCCTGCTGATCCTCGATGAGCCCACCGAAGGCATCCAACCGTCGGTGATCAAGGAGATCGGCGTGGTCATCAAGAAACTGGCGGCACGGGGCGACATGGCGATTTTGCTGGTGGAGCAATTCTACGACTTCGCCGCCGAGCTGGCCGATCAATACCTGGTGATGTCCCGGGGCGAGATCGTGCAGCAGGGGCGCGGAGAAAATATGGAAGCCGAGGGTGTGCGCGGGCTGGTTACGATCTAG